The Arvicola amphibius chromosome 11, mArvAmp1.2, whole genome shotgun sequence genome has a segment encoding these proteins:
- the Pou3f2 gene encoding POU domain, class 3, transcription factor 2, producing the protein MATAASNHYSLLTSSASIVHAEPPGGMQQGAGGYREAQSLVQGDYGALQSNGHPLSHAHQWITALSHGGGGGGGGGGGGGGGGGGGGDGSPWSTSPLGQPDIKPSVVVQQGGRGDELHGPGALQQQHQQQQQQQQQQQQQQQQQQQQQQQRPPHLVHHAANHHPGPGAWRSAATAAHLPPSMGASNGGLLYSQPSFTVNGMLGAGGQPAGLHHHGLRDAHDEPHHADHHPHPHSHPHQQPPPPPPPQGPPGHPGAHHDPHSDEDTPTSDDLEQFAKQFKQRRIKLGFTQADVGLALGTLYGNVFSQTTICRFEALQLSFKNMCKLKPLLNKWLEEADSSSGSPTSIDKIAAQGRKRKKRTSIEVSVKGALESHFLKCPKPSAQEITSLADSLQLEKEVVRVWFCNRRQKEKRMTPPGGTLPGAEDVYGGSRDTPPHHGVQTPVQ; encoded by the coding sequence ATGGCGACCGCAGCGTCTAACCACTACAGCCTGCTCACCTCCAGCGCCTCCATCGTGCACGCCGAGCCGCCCGGTGGCATGCAGCAGGGCGCAGGGGGCTATCGCGAGGCGCAGAGCCTGGTGCAGGGCGACTACGGCGCTCTGCAGAGCAACGGGCACCCGCTCAGCCACGCTCACCAGTGGATCACCGCGCTGTCCCACGGCggcgggggcggcggcggcggcggtggagGAGGCGGGGGAGGCGGCGGGGGAGGTGGCGACGGCTCCCCGTGGTCCACCAGCCCCCTAGGCCAGCCGGACATCAAGCCCTCGGTGGTGGTACAGCAGGGTGGCCGAGGCGATGAGCTGCACGGGCCAGGAGCGCTACAGCAGCAGcaccaacagcagcagcaacaacagcagcagcagcagcaacaacaacagcagcagcagcagcaacaacaacagcgaCCGCCACATCTGGTGCACCACGCTGCCAACCACCACCCCGGGCCCGGGGCATGGCGGAGTGCGGCGACTGCAGctcacctccctccttccatgGGAGCGTCCAACGGCGGTTTGCTCTACTCGCAGCCCAGCTTCACGGTGAACGGCATGCTGGGCGCAGGAGGGCAGCCGGCTGGGCTGCACCACCACGGCCTGCGGGACGCCCACGATGAGCCGCATCATGCAGACCACCACCCGCATCCGCACTCTCACCCTCACCAGCAACCTCCCCCGCCACCTCCCCCACAAGGCCCACCGGGCCACCCAGGCGCACACCACGACCCGCACTCGGACGAGGACACGCCGACCTCAGACGACCTGGAGCAGTTCGCCAAGCAGTTCAAGCAGAGGCGGATCAAACTAGGATTTACTCAAGCAGACGTGGGGCTGGCGCTGGGCACCCTGTATGGCAACGTGTTCTCGCAGACCACCATCTGCAGGTTTGAGGCCCTGCAACTGAGCTTCAAGAACATGTGCAAGCTGAAGCCTTTGTTGAACAAGTGGTTGGAAGAGGCAGACTCGTCCTCGGGCAGCCCCACCAGCATAGACAAGATCGCAGCGCAAGGGCGCAAGCGGAAAAAGCGGACCTCCATCGAGGTGAGCGTCAAGGGGGCTCTGGAGAGCCATTTCCTCAAATGCCCCAAGCCCTCGGCCCAGGAGATCACCTCCCTCGCGGACAGCTTACAGCTGGAGAAGGAGGTGGTGAGAGTTTGGTTTTGtaacaggagacagaaagagaaaaggatgacCCCTCCCGGAGGGACTCTGCCGGGCGCCGAGGATGTGTACGGGGGGAGTAGGGACACGCCACCACACCACGGGGTGCAGACGCCCGTCCAGTGA